Proteins encoded within one genomic window of Polaribacter sp. NJDZ03:
- a CDS encoding putative LPS assembly protein LptD: MQTNLSYILLFCGIFFIEIGFSQALESEDKTAITNVQKDSLFKNKRDSLALKKTDSISLDSIKLKETIEDIIVHVATDYTIQNAKDQTVTLYNEANITYTDIDLKAGIIVVDYKKNTLFAKGIIDSTGYVQRPIFKQGSQESEQDSIIYNFKSKRALIYGLKTKQGEMFTYGEKTKRVNDSTIYVRNIRFTTSEKKNPDYYIATDKAKLVPGKKIIVGTSNLVLADIPTPIYLPFAYFPITETSVSGFLIPSFDTGSSNRGIGFQNGGYYFAISDYMDLTVLSDVYSNGSWGSRISSNYRQRYRFNGSFSLNFENNISGIRGFDTYSKSNNFNIRWSHSQDAKASPNSRFSASVNLGSSKFFRESQNQYNIAQTLTNTFNSSINYSKTFVGTPFNMNLTASHQQNTNTEAITMTLPSLTVNMSRIYPFAGKNGIQKTPIQKMGFNYTMQGQYLINTTDDEFFTPKMFETARSGMQHKTGTSTNIKAFKYFTLSPSANYEETWQFDYIQKDYDVTENVVVTDTLRGFKSYREYNAGVSLSTNIYGTFNFKKGRLKTIRHTFRPSISYSYRPDFKDKYIKQVQQSADATDLLDYTAYDQGIYGAPSSGLSNSIGITLNNVLEAKVAPKDPDSDEEDEKITLLNNLNFSSSYNIAADSLRWSPVSFSAGTRLFKDKLSINLSGSMDPYKVNSDGVRINEYNANILRLTNANLTANYSISSTDFDKDKKDKSKESGNGGDNNVDIIGADINPTGRDNRNNANNTEEKNTKKETKLYRADIPWSINLAYSTNYTNNGIDGGNIGVHSIMFSGNLELSPKWKMGYSSGYDVKGGAFTFSRFNFTRDLDSWQFNFNWVPFGTNSSYTFFIGVKSSVLSDLKWDKSKPADRRLF; encoded by the coding sequence TTGCAAACAAACCTATCATACATTCTTTTATTTTGCGGTATCTTTTTTATAGAAATAGGCTTTTCACAAGCACTAGAATCTGAAGATAAAACAGCAATTACTAATGTTCAGAAAGATTCTCTTTTTAAAAATAAGAGAGATTCTTTAGCATTAAAAAAAACAGATTCAATTTCTTTAGACTCTATAAAACTTAAGGAAACTATAGAAGACATTATTGTGCATGTTGCTACAGACTACACCATACAAAATGCAAAAGACCAAACGGTTACACTTTATAACGAAGCAAATATCACCTATACAGATATCGATTTAAAAGCAGGTATAATTGTTGTTGATTATAAGAAAAACACTCTTTTTGCAAAAGGAATCATAGATAGTACTGGTTACGTTCAACGTCCTATTTTTAAACAAGGCAGTCAAGAATCTGAACAAGATTCTATTATCTATAATTTTAAGAGTAAAAGAGCTTTAATTTATGGATTAAAAACAAAACAAGGAGAAATGTTTACGTATGGAGAAAAAACCAAGCGTGTAAATGATTCTACTATATATGTAAGAAATATACGTTTTACTACTTCAGAAAAGAAAAATCCGGATTATTACATTGCAACTGACAAAGCTAAATTAGTACCTGGAAAAAAGATAATTGTGGGTACTAGTAATTTAGTTTTAGCAGACATACCTACCCCAATCTATTTACCCTTTGCTTATTTTCCTATAACAGAAACAAGTGTTTCTGGATTTTTAATTCCGTCTTTTGATACTGGAAGTAGTAATAGAGGTATTGGTTTTCAGAATGGTGGTTATTATTTTGCGATTAGTGATTATATGGATTTAACAGTTTTGTCTGATGTCTATTCAAACGGAAGTTGGGGTTCTAGAATATCTTCTAACTACAGGCAGCGGTATCGCTTTAACGGTTCTTTTAGTTTAAACTTCGAAAATAATATCAGCGGAATTAGAGGCTTCGATACTTATAGTAAATCTAACAACTTTAATATTAGATGGTCTCACAGTCAAGATGCTAAGGCGAGTCCTAACTCTAGATTCTCTGCTTCTGTAAACTTAGGTAGTAGTAAGTTTTTTAGAGAATCTCAAAACCAGTATAACATAGCACAGACGTTAACAAACACATTTAACTCTTCAATAAATTATAGCAAAACTTTTGTTGGTACGCCATTTAACATGAACCTTACTGCTAGTCATCAACAAAATACAAATACAGAAGCGATTACAATGACATTGCCATCCTTAACTGTAAATATGAGTAGAATATATCCGTTTGCGGGAAAAAATGGCATTCAGAAAACACCCATTCAAAAAATGGGTTTTAACTACACAATGCAAGGCCAGTATTTAATTAACACTACAGATGATGAGTTTTTTACACCAAAAATGTTTGAAACAGCAAGATCTGGAATGCAGCATAAAACAGGAACTAGTACAAATATAAAAGCATTTAAATACTTTACATTATCACCAAGTGCTAATTATGAAGAAACTTGGCAGTTTGATTATATTCAGAAAGATTATGATGTAACAGAAAATGTTGTTGTTACAGACACTCTTAGGGGCTTTAAAAGCTATAGAGAATACAATGCTGGTGTTAGTTTATCTACAAACATCTATGGTACTTTTAATTTTAAGAAAGGAAGATTAAAAACTATTAGACATACCTTTAGACCATCTATTTCTTATTCTTACAGACCCGATTTTAAGGATAAATACATAAAACAAGTACAGCAAAGTGCAGATGCCACCGATTTATTAGATTACACTGCTTATGACCAAGGTATTTATGGTGCTCCGTCTTCTGGCTTAAGTAATTCTATAGGTATTACTTTAAACAACGTTTTAGAAGCAAAGGTTGCTCCCAAAGACCCAGATAGTGACGAGGAAGATGAAAAAATAACTCTTTTAAATAATTTAAACTTTAGCAGTTCTTATAATATTGCTGCCGATAGTTTACGATGGTCTCCTGTTAGTTTTTCTGCAGGAACACGTTTATTTAAAGATAAGTTATCTATTAATTTAAGTGGTTCTATGGATCCTTATAAAGTAAATAGCGATGGTGTAAGAATTAATGAGTATAATGCAAATATTTTAAGATTAACAAATGCTAATTTAACTGCAAATTATTCTATATCTAGTACCGATTTTGACAAGGATAAAAAAGACAAATCTAAAGAAAGCGGTAACGGAGGTGACAATAATGTAGATATTATTGGAGCAGATATTAATCCTACTGGTAGAGATAATAGAAATAACGCTAATAATACAGAAGAAAAAAACACAAAGAAAGAGACAAAGTTATATAGAGCAGATATCCCTTGGTCTATAAATTTAGCCTACTCTACTAATTATACGAATAATGGTATAGACGGTGGTAATATTGGTGTGCATAGTATTATGTTTAGTGGTAACTTAGAACTCTCTCCAAAATGGAAAATGGGCTATTCTTCTGGTTACGATGTTAAAGGAGGTGCTTTTACATTTTCTAGATTTAATTTCACTAGAGATTTAGATAGCTGGCAATTTAATTTTAACTGGGTTCCTTTTGGTACAAATTCTTCTTACACGTTTTTTATTGGTGTAAAATCTTCTGTATTATCAGATCTTAAATGGGATAAAAGCAAACCTGCAGATAGAAGATTGTTTTAA
- a CDS encoding RidA family protein produces MKKIITTSKAPAPIGPYNQAVLSGNTLYTSGQIAINPETGELVLSSIKEETTQVMENLKEVLAAADMTFENVIKTSIFISDMNNFGEINAIYGNYFNEETAPARETVEVANLPKFVNVEISAIAIK; encoded by the coding sequence ATGAAAAAAATAATAACAACAAGTAAAGCACCAGCTCCAATAGGACCATATAATCAGGCAGTATTAAGTGGAAATACGTTGTACACTTCTGGTCAAATTGCAATTAATCCAGAAACAGGAGAATTGGTTTTATCTTCCATAAAAGAAGAAACAACTCAAGTTATGGAAAACCTAAAAGAAGTTTTAGCTGCTGCTGATATGACTTTCGAAAACGTCATTAAAACGTCTATTTTTATTTCTGACATGAATAATTTTGGAGAAATAAATGCTATTTACGGAAACTATTTTAATGAAGAGACAGCTCCTGCAAGAGAAACTGTAGAAGTAGCAAACTTACCAAAGTTTGTAAATGTAGAAATTAGTGCAATTGCTATTAAATAG
- a CDS encoding methylglyoxal synthase — protein MEIAIIAHDGKKAEMVQFLNEHKEVLLKKNIKLVSTGTTGSKAEKAGFVVTKFLSGPIGGDAQIAARVAEGKCNMVLFFRDPHAKHPHEPDIIMLLRICDVHNVPLATNPASADLLMKAIAI, from the coding sequence ATGGAAATAGCAATTATAGCACATGATGGTAAAAAAGCAGAAATGGTTCAGTTTTTAAACGAACATAAAGAAGTTTTGCTTAAAAAAAATATAAAATTAGTTTCTACAGGAACTACAGGTTCCAAAGCAGAAAAAGCGGGTTTTGTAGTTACAAAATTCTTATCAGGTCCTATTGGAGGAGATGCACAAATTGCAGCAAGAGTTGCAGAAGGAAAATGTAATATGGTCTTGTTTTTTAGAGATCCTCATGCAAAACACCCTCATGAGCCAGATATTATAATGTTGTTAAGAATTTGTGATGTACACAATGTTCCGTTAGCAACAAACCCTGCATCTGCAGATTTATTAATGAAGGCAATTGCTATTTAA
- the gap gene encoding type I glyceraldehyde-3-phosphate dehydrogenase, translating to MIKIGINGFGRIGRLAFRSAVNRKDIQVVGINDLLDVDYLAYMLKYDSVHGAFDGTVDVKDGKLVVNGNEIRITAERNPADLKWGEIGAEYIIESTGFFLTAETAGKHLEAGAKKVVLSAPSKDDTPMFVMGVNNKELKADTKIFSNASCTTNCLSPIAKVLNDNWGISEGLMTTVHAATATQKTVDGPSMKDWRGGRSAIGNVIPSSTGAAKAVGKVIPALNGKLTGMAFRVPTMDVSVVDLTVKLEKPATYAEICAAMKAASESDAMKGVLGYTEDMVVSQDFVGDTRTSIFDAKAGIALNDNFVKVVSWYDNEMGYSTKIVDLIEYAASL from the coding sequence ATGATTAAAATAGGAATTAACGGATTTGGTAGAATTGGAAGATTAGCATTCAGATCTGCAGTAAATAGAAAAGACATACAGGTAGTAGGAATTAATGATTTACTAGATGTAGATTATTTAGCTTACATGTTAAAATACGATTCTGTTCACGGTGCATTTGATGGAACTGTTGATGTAAAAGACGGTAAATTAGTTGTAAACGGAAACGAAATTAGAATTACAGCAGAAAGAAACCCAGCAGATTTAAAATGGGGAGAAATTGGAGCTGAGTATATTATTGAATCTACAGGGTTTTTCTTAACAGCAGAAACTGCAGGAAAACACTTAGAAGCTGGAGCTAAAAAAGTAGTTTTATCTGCACCATCTAAAGATGATACACCAATGTTTGTAATGGGTGTAAATAACAAAGAATTAAAAGCAGATACTAAGATTTTTTCTAACGCATCTTGTACTACAAACTGTTTATCTCCTATTGCTAAGGTATTAAATGACAACTGGGGAATCTCAGAAGGTTTAATGACAACTGTACACGCTGCAACTGCAACTCAAAAAACTGTTGATGGTCCTTCTATGAAAGACTGGAGAGGTGGACGTTCTGCTATTGGTAACGTAATTCCTTCTTCAACTGGAGCTGCAAAAGCTGTTGGAAAAGTAATTCCTGCTTTAAACGGAAAATTAACTGGTATGGCTTTTAGAGTTCCTACTATGGATGTTTCTGTTGTAGATTTAACTGTAAAGTTAGAAAAACCAGCAACGTATGCTGAGATTTGTGCTGCAATGAAAGCTGCTTCAGAAAGTGATGCAATGAAAGGTGTTTTAGGATACACTGAAGATATGGTAGTTTCTCAAGACTTTGTTGGAGATACTCGTACTTCTATCTTTGATGCTAAAGCTGGTATCGCTTTAAACGATAACTTTGTAAAAGTTGTTTCTTGGTATGATAACGAAATGGGTTACTCAACTAAGATTGTAGACTTAATAGAATATGCTGCTTCTTTGTAA
- the pfkA gene encoding 6-phosphofructokinase encodes MKKIKKIAVMTSGGDAPGMNAAIRAVVRSCAYYSLGCVGIYRGYEGLIENDLVDLNARSVHNIINKGGTILKSARSKGFRTKEGRQKAYDNLIEREVDALVVIGGDGSFTGAVLFNEEFDFPVIGIPGTIDNDIFGTSHTLGYDTALNTAVEAIDKIRDTASSHNRLFFVEVMGRDAGFIALNAGVGAGAEEILIPEEDLGLDRLLESLERSRRAGKSSSIVVVAEGDKSGRNVYDLAKYVEENLPEYDVRVSVLGHMQRGGSPSCFDRVLASRLGVKSVELLLDGKTNLMVGLQDNKVICTDIKIAIAGGHSINHELLRISDIITT; translated from the coding sequence ATGAAGAAAATTAAAAAAATAGCAGTTATGACTTCTGGAGGAGATGCTCCAGGAATGAACGCCGCAATTAGAGCAGTAGTAAGGTCTTGTGCCTATTATAGTTTAGGTTGTGTAGGTATATATAGAGGATATGAAGGCTTAATTGAAAATGATCTTGTAGATTTAAATGCAAGAAGTGTTCATAATATTATTAACAAAGGTGGAACAATCTTAAAATCTGCTAGATCTAAAGGATTTAGAACCAAAGAAGGTAGACAGAAAGCTTACGATAACTTAATAGAGCGTGAGGTAGATGCATTGGTTGTTATTGGTGGAGACGGTTCTTTTACAGGAGCAGTGTTGTTTAACGAAGAGTTTGATTTCCCTGTAATAGGTATTCCAGGTACTATCGATAATGATATCTTTGGAACATCCCATACTTTAGGATATGATACCGCTTTAAATACGGCAGTAGAAGCAATTGATAAAATTAGAGATACAGCATCTTCACATAATAGACTTTTCTTTGTTGAGGTTATGGGACGTGATGCCGGTTTTATCGCTTTAAACGCAGGTGTTGGAGCAGGAGCAGAAGAAATCTTAATTCCTGAAGAAGATTTAGGATTAGATAGATTATTAGAATCTTTAGAAAGAAGTAGAAGAGCAGGTAAATCATCTAGTATTGTAGTCGTTGCAGAGGGAGATAAATCTGGTAGAAACGTATATGATCTTGCAAAATATGTAGAAGAAAACTTACCAGAATATGACGTTAGAGTTAGTGTTCTTGGGCATATGCAAAGAGGTGGTTCACCTTCTTGTTTCGATAGAGTTTTAGCAAGTAGATTAGGCGTAAAATCAGTAGAGTTATTATTAGATGGCAAAACCAATTTAATGGTAGGTTTACAAGATAATAAAGTAATTTGTACAGATATAAAAATAGCAATTGCTGGTGGGCATTCTATAAACCACGAGTTGCTTAGAATTTCTGATATTATAACAACATAA